A stretch of Sporomusaceae bacterium DNA encodes these proteins:
- a CDS encoding deaminase, translated as MVTLRTRFLIVGTTGPLGSGCSSISKMLSTDLNFWLNFTKDKNLKSIDDMIGKYYEYIRKIQGEEDLALTTFKNENKNLIVEPSKLFEALKEHRADYHYLSDKKSLNRKLRELLQARDTLAIVCRANFAKFTQISMSDMIMKLAIKHAIFEGRVSSEITNCSFIPEKARSLITQFAFKYLVKMQEFDEKINFRKFDALTEDYCAEVDEWFTGLNKLKEELSMLEDMSESWLQDFGDNVRATGNPFVYPEPKHMRSKFLDVIASEANRYIKYMGRRITKSSSHFIIDTFRNPAEVQFFRKRYGSFYLISVYLDQQVRHKRKKFSESRDERDQGKDNKPHELFKQNVSSCVTLSDYAVTNDGDEERLWLKIARLLALIELPGSTTPTFEETFMNMAYNLSVRSNCLSRQVGAVITNKDGFVVGAGWNDVGSGQLGCARRRVSDLKQYAVKGSLLSVWEKQFNKFMKEELLVEFDERDCFCFKDIQSRLETVEKIDKLWKKFLEDKSIYVDKSKRESMLPLKEYFRSQLNIKRLEFARALHAEENAILQVATHGGMGIREGTIFTTTFPCELCAKKIYQSGITRIVYTEPYPDSLSESIFLRDGIRRIECDQFEGVKANSYFKLFKPTMDHKDFRLIEENLDM; from the coding sequence ATGGTTACATTGCGAACACGTTTTTTAATAGTAGGGACAACTGGACCTTTAGGAAGTGGATGCTCGAGTATTTCTAAAATGCTTTCAACCGACTTGAATTTCTGGCTAAATTTTACTAAAGATAAAAATCTAAAATCAATTGATGATATGATAGGCAAATATTACGAGTATATTCGAAAAATACAAGGAGAAGAGGATTTAGCTCTTACTACTTTTAAAAATGAGAACAAAAACTTAATAGTCGAACCTTCCAAATTATTTGAAGCTTTGAAAGAGCACCGAGCCGACTATCATTATTTAAGTGATAAAAAGAGCTTAAACAGAAAGTTACGCGAGTTATTACAGGCAAGAGATACTCTAGCGATAGTATGTAGAGCGAATTTCGCGAAATTTACTCAAATATCTATGTCTGACATGATTATGAAGTTAGCGATAAAGCATGCCATTTTTGAAGGGCGAGTGTCGTCAGAAATCACAAATTGCAGCTTTATCCCAGAAAAAGCACGATCTCTTATTACGCAATTTGCATTTAAATATCTAGTTAAAATGCAAGAGTTTGATGAAAAAATAAATTTTCGTAAATTTGATGCTCTAACCGAGGACTATTGCGCTGAAGTTGATGAGTGGTTTACCGGATTAAATAAGCTCAAAGAAGAGCTTAGCATGCTTGAAGATATGTCAGAAAGTTGGTTACAGGATTTCGGGGATAATGTAAGAGCTACAGGAAATCCATTTGTTTATCCCGAGCCAAAACATATGCGGTCAAAGTTTTTAGATGTAATTGCATCTGAAGCGAATCGATATATTAAATATATGGGAAGAAGAATTACAAAAAGTTCTAGTCACTTTATTATTGATACATTCAGGAATCCTGCGGAAGTACAATTTTTCAGAAAACGCTACGGATCATTTTATTTGATATCAGTCTATTTAGATCAGCAAGTTAGGCACAAACGAAAGAAGTTTTCGGAAAGTCGAGATGAACGAGACCAAGGTAAAGATAACAAACCTCATGAATTGTTTAAGCAAAATGTTTCATCTTGCGTAACTTTATCGGATTATGCAGTAACCAACGATGGAGATGAGGAGCGTCTTTGGCTAAAAATAGCGCGGTTACTGGCCCTAATTGAATTGCCTGGATCAACTACTCCCACTTTTGAAGAAACTTTTATGAATATGGCATATAATTTAAGCGTTAGATCCAATTGTCTTTCTCGGCAAGTGGGTGCCGTGATAACTAATAAAGATGGATTTGTGGTAGGTGCTGGGTGGAATGATGTTGGGTCTGGCCAATTAGGATGTGCCCGCAGACGGGTAAGTGACCTAAAACAATACGCAGTAAAAGGCTCATTGCTATCCGTTTGGGAAAAACAATTTAATAAGTTTATGAAAGAAGAATTATTAGTAGAGTTTGATGAACGGGATTGCTTTTGCTTTAAAGATATTCAATCAAGATTAGAAACCGTAGAAAAAATAGACAAACTATGGAAGAAATTTCTCGAAGATAAATCTATTTATGTAGATAAGTCAAAGCGCGAGTCAATGCTTCCTCTAAAGGAATACTTTAGAAGCCAACTGAACATTAAACGACTTGAATTTGCTCGCGCCTTGCATGCTGAGGAAAATGCTATTTTACAAGTAGCAACTCATGGTGGAATGGGCATACGGGAAGGAACAATATTTACTACAACCTTTCCATGTGAATTATGTGCAAAAAAAATATACCAATCAGGAATCACAAGAATAGTATATACAGAGCCATATCCTGATAGTCTTTCAGAAAGTATTTTTTTACGAGATGGCATTAGGAGAATCGAATGTGACCAATTTGAAGGAGTTAAAGCAAATAGTTATTTCAAGTTGTTTAAGCCAACCATGGATCATAAAGATTTTCGATTAATCGAAGAAAATCTTGATATGTAA
- a CDS encoding NAD(P)/FAD-dependent oxidoreductase has protein sequence MEKLDIAIVGAGVVGLAVAAEISRRQDELATIVLERHGKFGQDTSSRNSEVIHAGMYYPTGSLKAKLCVAGNPLLYEFCEKQEVPFQKIGKLIVAREEAEIEAIEKVYAQGTANGVPELTRLTAAEAKKLEPNVTAAAALYSASTGIIDSHKLMARLEHLATANYAMLAYKHQVTGVKPVADGYEVSFLGPDGQTDAIECRWLINCAGLYADKIAAMCGIDTAAAGYDINPVKGEYFSVAMGKSKLMNHLIYPPPLHGLKGLGTHVTKSLDGRARLGPNVVNATEREDYDVAPDHLEEFYQAAATYLPFIGREDLAPDMAGMRPKLKVADGAVADFVIRHETERGLPGLINLVGIESPGLTACLAIANHVADMVDAGL, from the coding sequence ATGGAGAAACTCGATATCGCGATCGTCGGCGCGGGGGTCGTCGGCCTGGCCGTGGCGGCGGAGATTTCCCGCCGGCAGGACGAACTGGCTACTATCGTGCTGGAGCGCCACGGCAAGTTTGGCCAGGATACTTCGAGCCGCAACAGCGAGGTTATCCACGCCGGGATGTATTATCCGACCGGCAGCCTCAAGGCGAAACTGTGCGTGGCCGGCAACCCGCTGCTTTATGAATTTTGCGAGAAACAAGAGGTTCCTTTTCAAAAGATCGGCAAGCTGATCGTGGCCCGCGAAGAGGCGGAGATCGAGGCGATCGAGAAGGTTTACGCCCAGGGGACCGCCAACGGCGTCCCGGAGCTTACGAGGCTCACCGCCGCCGAGGCGAAGAAGCTGGAGCCGAACGTGACGGCGGCGGCGGCGCTGTACTCGGCGTCGACCGGCATTATCGACAGCCATAAGCTGATGGCGCGGCTGGAGCATCTGGCGACAGCCAATTACGCGATGCTGGCGTATAAGCATCAGGTGACCGGCGTCAAGCCGGTGGCCGACGGCTATGAGGTGTCTTTCCTGGGCCCGGACGGGCAGACGGACGCGATCGAATGCCGCTGGCTGATAAACTGCGCCGGGCTGTACGCGGACAAGATCGCGGCGATGTGCGGCATCGATACGGCCGCGGCCGGGTATGACATCAACCCGGTGAAGGGCGAGTATTTTTCGGTGGCGATGGGCAAGTCGAAGCTTATGAACCACCTTATTTATCCGCCGCCTCTCCACGGACTGAAGGGGCTGGGGACGCACGTGACCAAGAGCCTCGACGGGCGCGCCCGCCTGGGGCCGAATGTGGTTAACGCGACCGAGCGGGAGGACTATGACGTCGCTCCGGATCACCTGGAGGAGTTTTACCAGGCGGCGGCGACGTATCTGCCGTTCATCGGGCGCGAGGACCTGGCGCCGGATATGGCGGGGATGCGGCCGAAGCTGAAGGTGGCGGACGGGGCGGTGGCCGATTTTGTCATCCGCCACGAGACGGAGCGGGGCCTGCCGGGACTTATCAATCTGGTGGGCATCGAATCGCCGGGACTGACGGCGTGCCTGGCGATCGCCAACCATGTGGCCGATATGGTGGACGCCGGTTTGTAG
- a CDS encoding PilZ domain-containing protein: MNPLTPNQRKFRRINFKTLMTAVGFTTPQGENLRRNYQLPLEDISAGGLRYTSKFALPVGTRLDLVFQLIDRKVRGTVEVVRSIKNKSGAYDIGCQFVSINPVTQEDIIKFVTLSSVRDSQPSSFYSLKESASPANQPITCVNCRCADCGDKETCRACYKPNCGKRFCRMYRPARQDLRRRT; this comes from the coding sequence GTGAACCCATTGACCCCCAATCAGCGTAAATTCCGCCGCATAAACTTCAAAACACTCATGACCGCCGTCGGGTTCACCACTCCCCAGGGCGAAAACCTGCGGCGCAACTATCAGCTGCCCCTTGAAGACATCAGCGCCGGCGGCCTTCGCTATACAAGCAAATTCGCCCTCCCGGTCGGCACCCGGCTCGACCTCGTCTTCCAGCTCATCGACCGTAAAGTGCGGGGAACAGTCGAGGTCGTCCGTTCGATCAAGAATAAATCCGGAGCCTATGATATCGGCTGTCAGTTCGTCTCCATCAACCCCGTCACCCAGGAAGACATCATCAAATTCGTCACCCTCTCCTCGGTGCGCGATTCTCAGCCCAGTTCCTTCTACAGTCTTAAAGAAAGCGCCAGTCCCGCCAACCAGCCCATAACCTGCGTCAACTGCCGCTGCGCCGACTGCGGCGACAAAGAAACCTGCCGGGCCTGCTACAAGCCTAACTGCGGCAAACGCTTCTGCCGCATGTACCGGCCCGCGCGCCAGGATTTGCGGCGCAGAACGTAA